From Amycolatopsis sp. YIM 10, the proteins below share one genomic window:
- a CDS encoding alpha/beta fold hydrolase, with translation MIDVLRDSIRPGRGQGIGRGAGGAALMESPGSDRWRSIYRGDEQARKVRDWCADRLDRWTVPHRRDVLSSCVGLTHVVSVGTGSPVVVVVPGADLSAALLEPLAAALAPNFSVLLLDLPGQPGLSADHLPRHSQLAWYGWWLADVLAQAVPGKAIVVGHALGGAIALTCGSPRIAGRALVSTAGLVPANANTTITRTTAPWLRATPARSASLLRRFLAPDHQASPHLSEWYDLVAQACRIGFTPPALPSELIARRTRTPRLVVAGEHDVVFPPPRLRDPVSRHLAAQLIVLPAGHLVVVEQPRALASLISTMSSAAPEQPGDR, from the coding sequence TTGATCGATGTTCTACGCGATTCGATCCGTCCCGGACGGGGCCAAGGCATCGGGCGTGGTGCCGGAGGGGCAGCGCTGATGGAAAGTCCGGGATCGGATCGATGGCGCTCGATCTATCGCGGAGACGAGCAAGCGCGGAAGGTCCGCGACTGGTGCGCCGACCGGCTGGATCGCTGGACCGTGCCCCACCGGCGCGATGTCCTGTCGAGCTGTGTCGGCCTGACCCACGTGGTTTCCGTGGGAACGGGATCGCCGGTGGTCGTCGTGGTACCGGGCGCCGACCTCAGCGCCGCGCTGCTCGAACCGCTCGCCGCGGCGTTGGCGCCGAACTTTTCGGTTCTGTTGCTGGACCTTCCCGGTCAGCCAGGCTTGAGTGCCGATCACCTTCCCCGGCACAGCCAGCTGGCCTGGTACGGGTGGTGGCTGGCGGATGTACTGGCGCAGGCCGTTCCGGGCAAGGCGATCGTGGTCGGCCACGCACTGGGCGGTGCCATCGCCTTGACGTGTGGTTCACCCCGCATCGCCGGGCGAGCGCTGGTGTCCACGGCGGGATTGGTACCCGCGAACGCGAATACCACCATCACCCGCACGACCGCGCCCTGGCTCCGCGCCACTCCCGCTCGCAGTGCATCACTGCTGCGACGTTTCCTGGCGCCTGATCACCAAGCATCGCCGCACTTGAGTGAGTGGTACGACCTTGTCGCACAGGCGTGCCGGATCGGCTTCACGCCGCCGGCTCTGCCCAGCGAACTCATCGCCCGGCGGACCCGCACTCCGCGCCTGGTGGTAGCCGGCGAACACGACGTGGTTTTCCCGCCACCGCGGTTACGCGATCCGGTCAGCCGCCATCTCGCCGCGCAACTGATCGTGCTTCCCGCCGGGCACCTGGTGGTGGTCGAGCAACCCCGGGCTCTCGCGTCATTGATCAGCACGATGAGCTCCGCGGCACCGGAACAACCCGGCGATCGGTGA
- a CDS encoding M56 family metallopeptidase produces the protein MIVALALIAGSLTVAWLMDHLLRRADLSRRDPALLIVSRLTTMAAVLAGITSGLLLLILPSHGPFLSLVSAAHECWIAVQHGAPLEAENIIGASGLVFVFAATIRVVVVTARRARARVHERSRQLGTLRMVSRSSPGSPSTLWLPHDRPLAFCLPGRKGVVVATDGLTRHLPEAAVSAVLEHEHAHLRGRHHLVVATADLLRYALPFLALFRHAPAAIRQLVEISADVAAVRRHGSAAVHTALLAVSRHGAPPTALAMGEEAIDLRLTRLRHDCPPPRRVYRTVSCGLATLSAAVLPFATGTALLFGAMIVLCIAR, from the coding sequence ATGATCGTCGCACTGGCGCTGATCGCGGGTTCGCTGACGGTTGCCTGGCTGATGGACCACTTGCTGCGCCGCGCCGACCTGTCCCGCCGCGATCCCGCACTGCTCATCGTGAGCCGGCTGACGACCATGGCCGCGGTGCTGGCCGGCATCACCTCGGGCCTGCTGCTGCTGATCCTGCCGAGTCACGGCCCGTTCCTCTCGCTGGTGAGCGCGGCGCACGAATGCTGGATCGCGGTGCAACACGGCGCGCCGCTGGAAGCGGAAAACATCATCGGCGCGAGCGGCCTGGTGTTCGTGTTCGCGGCGACCATACGAGTGGTCGTGGTCACCGCCCGGCGAGCACGGGCGCGAGTTCACGAGCGCAGCCGGCAACTGGGCACGCTGCGCATGGTCTCCCGGTCCTCACCCGGATCGCCGTCCACGTTGTGGCTTCCGCACGACCGGCCGCTCGCTTTCTGCCTGCCCGGCCGAAAGGGCGTCGTGGTCGCCACCGACGGCCTGACCCGGCACCTACCCGAGGCCGCCGTCTCGGCAGTCCTGGAACACGAGCACGCCCACCTCCGCGGACGTCACCACCTCGTCGTCGCGACCGCCGACTTGCTGCGGTACGCACTCCCCTTCCTGGCCCTTTTCCGGCACGCTCCGGCGGCCATCCGGCAGCTGGTGGAAATCTCCGCCGACGTCGCCGCGGTCCGCAGGCACGGTTCGGCCGCCGTGCACACCGCCCTGCTCGCCGTGTCCCGCCACGGTGCGCCGCCCACCGCGCTGGCGATGGGCGAAGAGGCCATCGACCTGCGGCTCACCCGGCTTCGACACGATTGCCCGCCACCGAGGCGCGTGTACCGGACCGTCAGCTGTGGACTGGCGACGCTCAGCGCGGCCGTCCTTCCGTTCGCCACCGGCACCGCACTCCTATTCGGCGCGATGATCGTCCTGTGCATCGCACGGTAA
- a CDS encoding BlaI/MecI/CopY family transcriptional regulator, with protein sequence MQGLGELEAAVMDVLWQADQPIKVRDVLDRLSADRQLAYTTVMTVLDNLHRKNWVDRELHGKAYHYEPAFTREEAAARALREVLDSAGSSSAVLMHFAASVSEEESEALRAALRKRKRRQSR encoded by the coding sequence ATGCAAGGTCTCGGTGAGCTCGAAGCCGCGGTGATGGACGTGCTGTGGCAGGCCGACCAGCCGATCAAGGTCCGGGACGTGCTCGACCGGCTCAGCGCCGACCGGCAGCTCGCCTACACCACGGTGATGACCGTCCTGGACAACCTCCACCGCAAGAACTGGGTCGACCGGGAGCTGCACGGCAAGGCGTACCACTATGAGCCCGCCTTCACCCGGGAAGAGGCCGCCGCCCGTGCCCTGCGCGAAGTCCTCGACTCCGCGGGGTCGTCATCCGCGGTGCTGATGCACTTCGCCGCGTCCGTCTCCGAAGAGGAGTCCGAGGCGCTGCGCGCCGCACTGCGGAAGCGGAAGCGGCGTCAGAGCCGATGA